The nucleotide window GACAGGCTTATTTCTAGCCAAATTTTAGTAATTTTCTCCACTTCACAGATTTGGCAGTGTGAGCAGCTTGAATATACTCACTTCAGTTAAACTGATACATTCTCAGTGAAAATGAAGCTCAGCAAAACATCCATGAGGCATTTTTCAGCTCCTCCAGATTTGTCTAACATACCAGTTCCTAGAGAATAAGTACATTGTTTCCATGTTCTTGAAGTCCAGTTTTGATAACAACCAAATGCAGCTTTGCTCTGTTCCTGACAGTGTTCTCCTTATTCTGAGATCTTAATTATGTCTTCCTACATCAGCATTCCTCTGCTTACTAGTGCACTCTGTCTTTCAGTAATATATCTCACTTCCAGCTGAGGTGAATGAAATCAAAGACGAACTGGATGCATGGATGGCAGGTTGTCTGCAACTTCATCATTTTCATATTAATGTAATCACACCTTCTACATGAAGCTTTTAATGAACAGGAGCGGATAACAGTTGCAGGATATGGCCCACATACTTGTCTCAGCATCTGCAGCTTGCTAGGAATTGCTTTTCTACATATGGGAGATGCCTATAGTTGTTTTAATGATGCCCACAACTGCTGCACATAGCTGTACTCACTCTGGGATGGATTCTCTGCATTTGTTCCTTTAATGAAAGCTTGGTGTGATTCAGTCATGATGATTTGCTTCATACATTTTAATTCACTCCCACCCAAGCCACACTTTGTCACAGCAGTTGTTTCACAACTGCTATGGCCCAGGGCAAAATGACAGCAACAGGCTTGGTTTCCAGCATCACCTCTCCCAACACCACCAGCCTACCATGTAGGGCAACAGGCTCCACAGTTTCCCAATCAGCTCTCTCACCATCTTATCTGTCAGGTTCTAGAAACCACTTTAATGCGAAAAGAGGTGGTAACAGTGCTCTACACTTTTCTAAAGGACTGCTATACTTCAAATGAAGCTCTTGTGGCAATACCATGGGGGACTTGCTTTACTCATAGGGCACCTAGGTGGAGGTTTCTCTCTTGGAAGCCACCTCTGAAGCTCCTTCTTCCTGTAAATTGCAAGAGAAGCCAGATACTCATAGCAGGAGATTCAGAAATTACTTTAGATCAGATGATTCCCACTGTTTGTTTCAAGAAAAGCTGTCTAGCTCTCAGTCTTGCTCTACTTCTGACAGTTTCACAGTTTTGACCATTAAACAAGCTGAAGACATCTCcatgacaagaaaaaacaatttctaGGATAGGAAAAGAAACATGTGAGCCAATCCCTGCGTTTCTGGCAATTCAGTGGGAATTCTGAGCAAAGCACCTAGGTGGCCTTGCAGCATTATCCACTGAAGCTTTTACATAGCATCAAGCACTACATTTAATATAAAAGTTACAGagatcattttattttcagttatcTAGAAAATTCAGGATAATAAATAAATCAGTCAAGGAAATCTCTCTTTAAATTAGATTGTATATAAATGTAAAGTAGCAACTCATTTTGGTCATTTTCTACTTGTACTTCACCCTCTAATTACTTTAGCAGACAGAAAGATTGCTCCATTTACTGTAGATATCATTTTTTATTACAAGTTCATAATTTCATTCACACCTTTGCTTTTACAGTTTCTAGACTCAGGCTTCTTATGTCTACACCTCTTAGCAATTTCCTTTCTTACCATTTTCTACTGCTTTCCtatacacatacaaaaaaagtacTAAGTATGCCTCATCTAAGCAGTGCAAGAGAAGCCAGTTACTCCACAAGTTTTCCAAACTCCTCAAAGTTTTGGCTTCAgagataatagaatcatagaacagtagggttggaagggacctttagagaccatgtagtccaacccccaatgAGTCCATGAGGCTGTTCACTGACACTATTTATAAACTGATTCACTTGGGCTCTTCTGGGCCATGGAATGGACTTGGTTTTCCACATCCGGCTGTTCTTAGCATAGGAGAGCATGATTAACCAAGGTCTTCATCATTAATTGTGGGGTGCTTACTTCTACTGTACTCTCAAAACTAGACCATTCCTATCACCAGTATGTGGAACTTCTATTTGATTTCATCGAAAGTTCTACctacagaaaaacatttgcaaTATTATAAGACtttacacatgtattttcatgCCCATATATTTGAGTTGTTCTTACTTGCCAAATAACATGGGTGATCTTGCAAGCAACAATTACCTAGCAACACATAATACAAAACCTTTTGCAGGGCAACCCACACATTCCCAAAATTCAGGGAAATCTTCATTAGCAGTTGTGATTTCAACTCCTATTTCCCTTACATTGACAGCACTATGCTTCCAGATTACACAGATGGCAAAAGAATGAGAGTTTGACTATGAAGAGATGTAGGTGTGTAAACCCTCGGCAAGAATATCTCTTTGGAAGGTAAGAACACATGTTTTCATAGTAGCCAGCCATCCCTTACTGACACCAATATGCCACAGCAAGTTCAAAAAAGAGTAAATCAAACACAGTATTTATAGATACATGGAGCTTCTTGGAGAATCCAGCAATATATGTAAAGCAAAGTGCACAGCTGCGAAACCCATTAGCATCACTGGGGCTTTATAATCTGAGAACGTTAAATAGCAGCAATAGCTGCAGGCACCTTgatgaaaagcagcagtaaGGAGTGGTAAGAGGCAAGTATATTtccttaatttaatttattttaaactgcTACTTGTTGTAAATCTCAAAGAAGGcctctgtttcctctctgcacTCTTTATGTAGTAGCAGCTTCTTAAACCACATTAAACAAGGGGGCCAAGTTCTCTCTCAGAACTTTTCACGGAGTTCTGACTTTCCTGAAGGACTAACATGAGGATGAACTGAACTCTCAGGCTATATAAAACAGGAGTTATATTCTGGTCCTGAGCCACTACCTCACTCAACCAAAAACCCTCTATCTTGACCTGTTATATTGGATTTACCTGGAAGAGAAGTCAAATAAATCTTAGCCTGAAGCTTTGAAAGCCCTCTGACTAAAGGTGAAGTCTCTTTTTATTCCACAGTTGAGGAAATTTTGTCAAACTCTTTCATGAAGGTCACAAGAACAATAGCCTTATACCCTACAGCCAGAGAGCACCTAAGCAGCATCTCATGACTTGATACTTCAGTGACCACTGCAGGTGACAGGTGGTGATCCACAAAAACATGACACAGATTACTTTAGCAGAAACCCAAACATCTTATATATATGGCTTCAGCAAAGTAAAGCAACACCAGTGCCTCAGCAGCCAGTATATCAAGTTTATATCATCATCTGactcaaaaggaaaacagaattcaGTAAATGCTTTGAGCAAACAAAGGCATGATAGTTATTATTGTAGATGAAGAAAGGACAAAACTAGGACAAAGATGACACTCAGCACACTTGTGACTGAAGAGATACAAAATAATAGAAGTTTCCTGTATGAATGACAACAGAGATGAGAACTGCTTCCATGTCACCAGGGAGGGCTACTGGAATGGCaacaacagaaacacagacaagATGGAACTACAAAGTTTAACTTCACCTTGGAGATCATGTAAAAGCTTCAAGGTGAGGCTGTTGTGGAAAGTTTACTGCCCATGCACTAAAGACCCTTCTAGAAGGTTAGTAATCCTGAGTAAAGCTCAGTTCTGCCAGATAAAACCTTCTCGAGCTACTCTGAAACAGGAGAATGATTTCCTTTGGCAACTCTTCATCACAGACCTCATATGTCCATGCATTTTTAAACTAAACAAAATCTGTACCAAAGCAAACCAGAAACCCTCTCCTGGACATACTCATCCTGCTTGTGAGAAAACAACCAACCCATGACAATCACGTTAAGTACTGCCACTGCTGGGAATCAGTGAAGATACACAAACCACACTCACTCACCATGTCATGCAGAGAGTAGAACTAGAATTAAGCAAAACAATGCAGGTGCTGGCAATAATCTAGCTGTAATAGTATGAACTGCAGCATAACTTGTGTGCCCTTACTGAACAATGGAGATGGCAGCTTAAGAATTTACACAGTGCAAGAAATTACACAGACAGAAACACTGTGTCTTGGTACTTTTGTAACAGCAAGAATGGcaaacatacacacaaacatATCAGTTTAAATAATAATGGTCCCAAAACTCTCTGTTGGACTTCACCCTCTTCCATTTTCCATACTTCACTGGCAGGAAggcaagagcagagcagcagaactTCCAGATCAGCATCTGAAAAGTTTCCCTCCTCAGCCGTCTTGTGATTTGAGATGCACACAGAACAGAGCACTTTTGAAGCAAgtctttaatattttaagagaTAATTCTTTATTCACAGAATGTGCAATAACTCCTTCCAAACTATATGCAAAAATAAACCCTGAAATTCTAATGaagatacaggaaaaaaaaaaaaaagcagcacagcagtgttcCAAGAGAATACATAATTCACAAGTTTAAAATTCAAGCGTTCCCTTCCTATGCCTGAAGGTCTCTTAAAATATTAACAATCAGATCTCTTCGGTAAGTGTATGGGGTATACTTTATTCTGAACCAGTGCCTCGGGAAAAGGTTCCCACTTGGGGCATACATTTGTGCCCCTTGTTTGCCCATCAGACCACGAAGAACCCTGTTGCGCAACAAGATTTTATCATAGAATTCAACCCCCCCTCTGGCGTAGTCTTTGGAAACAGTAGCTGCCTTCCTGTCCGCCTTGCAGTCCAGGTGATAGGTCACAGCGTCGTAAGAAACATAATAGCACATTAGTCCACCAGCAGCGGTTATGAGGTTACAGATGCCACGAAGTATCACGGGGCCAGGAGACAAACCCAGAAGCAGCTTTATACCTCTCCCACACAGAAATGTACCAGCTAAGCAAGTTGGAGCCACAGCTGCGCTCGCTAAAGGGCTGCCGTTCTGCAAGTACACAACTTCCCTGGCAATGGCAAACTTCTGAGCTTCAAGTGAAAATGTCAGAGCTTCTTTCAAAGCAACACCTTCGTTGCTCTCCCAGTCCACTTGCTTTCCATTGATCACAACCACATGGTCGACTATTCCTTTTTTATCCTCAGCTGTGCTATCAAAGTTAAGTGGGACACCCACCAAAGAGCCTGAAGGCAGCCAGGGGATTCCAGCACTCACAGGGTGGAAGCCAGAAGCTGCAAAGGCTCGATAGGAGTCAGTGGACTTCACATGAGTATCCTGAAGGACCTCCTGAAAGACCGCAAGGAGCTTCTGTGAAAGCTCAGCTGGCTGCCCCTCTGACCAGCCCTCATGCAGCAGTTTGAACGTCTGCTCAGGAAACAAGTGGTAGGAAAGGTTAGTGCCAAACAGTCCCATGCAAGAAACAGCCAACAAAGTGATCTTGCGCTTCTTTAACCACGCAGATGCCTTCCTCAGGAACTGCACTGCCATAGTCAAATCCTAACCTGTTTATAACACAAAATCAGGAATTAAAGCAGGCATAAATGGGTCTCTCATCTCTGCAGCATTTAGAAAACATGAAGCAAAAAacatgagaagcagcagagcacaaTAACCAAATAAACATTCTTTTACATTGACAAAACACCTTTACAGAGAAAGTGATGCTCATTAATTTTGGGGCCTTGGAACATAGGATGATTGGTATGAAGAATTAACTCCTCCCTGTCAGTTAATCCATTTACTGCAATACAGACAATAATAAAGCCACCATGCATCCTTCTTCTCCCAACAATCAAGACACATTCTGTATTTACCCAACATGCTTGTCAAGTCCTTGCCAGAATAATCCTACTGTTGCACTCTACTACTGACACTTCAGACATGAAGGCCACAGAAAGAGGCAATAATGAATCTACAGTAATCTACTCTACAGTACAACTCAAAAAATTTTTATCAGTAACCTCAGTACTACATTTAGTAACTTGAGCTTGACTACAACTTTGAAAATAGGATCACATTCTGATTTGAAAATTTCAGGAGACACAAATTTTCTTTAGAGTTTGTTCAAACAGACAGTCAAActcactgttaaaaaaacccaaaacccaactagcatgtgttttttcttatttcagatTTCAATTTTGTGGTTCTAGCTTACTCAGCAAAAAGCtattttcagaaagcagcatGCTTTCAGTAGCTACTTTTAATAATTTGTctctaaaataatttcagataaaaataatCCAGAGCAGAATCTGGAAGAGAGATATTTTAAGGGTGGATAACTATATTGTGAATCTTCAAATAAGCAGATTTACTTAAAAACTTTCTAACCTGACAGTTCTTTTAGTTCATGAGTCCCGTTTCACTTGGGAAGTATCAGGTTTCTTTACAGCCCAAGCCATATGATGTGTTCTGCCCAGGAAAACCaatctctttaaaaaacccatttcCTAGAGAACTCTCTCCTAAAGTGATGCTACTATAAAGATACAAAAGGGAATTAGGCACCAAACCCAACAAATATCAGTAAAAATTGGATGCCCCTGTTACCATTTGCATCTTGCAATGTCTCTCTCTCAGGGCTTTAACATATGAGCTTCAGAGAATCTTGCTGCAGCTGTTGAAGACGTTAGTGTTTCCAGCTGTCCTTACAGGAAGCCGAGGTAGCAGAAGGAAACCATGCTTTGATACAACAACCAAGGTCTTAGTGTACAGTACCATCAAAGGTGGGTTTCAGCTATGCTACTGGGCTTtgtacagcagcagctgaaacacagacatatggtctcttttcttcttctactCACACTGATTAAGAACCGCCTGCAGAGGGGTAAAGTGGACAACTGGGGGCTGTAACACCATAAATCAGCACTGATGACATGTCAGGATACACCAGTCATGATCAACAGCAAATGAGTATTAaccacagggaaagaaaaagagattaaattaaAGAC belongs to Colius striatus isolate bColStr4 chromosome 11, bColStr4.1.hap1, whole genome shotgun sequence and includes:
- the TMEM177 gene encoding transmembrane protein 177; the protein is MAVQFLRKASAWLKKRKITLLAVSCMGLFGTNLSYHLFPEQTFKLLHEGWSEGQPAELSQKLLAVFQEVLQDTHVKSTDSYRAFAASGFHPVSAGIPWLPSGSLVGVPLNFDSTAEDKKGIVDHVVVINGKQVDWESNEGVALKEALTFSLEAQKFAIAREVVYLQNGSPLASAAVAPTCLAGTFLCGRGIKLLLGLSPGPVILRGICNLITAAGGLMCYYVSYDAVTYHLDCKADRKAATVSKDYARGGVEFYDKILLRNRVLRGLMGKQGAQMYAPSGNLFPRHWFRIKYTPYTYRRDLIVNILRDLQA